The genomic stretch GATCTTACCGGTAGCGTTTTATACCTTCCCGATAAACGTTTTATTCCTTCCGACAACCGTATCGTTTGTCCCGGTAACCGTTCCGGTTTTCCTGTGTGGGTATAAATGGTTCAGGAGGCGAAATAATTAGAAAGCCTGCTGGCATTCTGGCCATATTGAGCTTGGGGTCGATAGACGTTTTAAGACAGATCTGCTTCTCCTAAGTGCTCTTTGCGTTTAGCGCTTCTGATCTTGTATAAACGTTCTGTAAAACCGCCCTGTTTTTCGAAATCTATTGCAAGGCGTTCGACCTGACGGTCAAGGAGATATGTGGCCAGGTTCAACAAAGATAGTGCAGCATTGGCAGCAAGACAGGCAGAAGACAAGGGTGAGCACGGACTGGCACTGACGTACGCCGCGGCTTGATTTTCATCATCAGTTTTTAGCGTCTGTTGGTGTCCATGCTTGTCAGTGGACCTTTTTTTTCCTGTGCCACCCAAACCTGCACCTCTTCCAGGGTTTTACAACGTAACTCTTTAAATCGCACCAGTGCAGGGTGCTGTGGTGATAGTTTTGGGTGTTTCCTCTGCCTCAAAAAGTCCTCATAATCCAGTGTTAACTCCTCCAGACTTGCCCGCGCAACCTGCGTCAGCTTAATCTCAAACTTTTTTGATGTAGCACTGGCCTGAGAGCCCTCTGCAATGTTTTGAACACCACTTTACGAGTCGAGGGGTGGCCCCCGAACGTGAGCTGTGAAACATTAAAAGTAAACCTAACTCAGGTCCCCGAGCGGAGCCGAGGGGTTAGTTTACGGTATCCACCATGTTTGGGTATTAGCTCGCTCATTTTCTAACTCTTATACCAGCAGGTTTATTTTCCTGGTCCCGTAGGGACGACATATACATATATGAAGATATGTGTTGTCCCTACGGGACAAGGAATTCTACCATGATTGTTTAACTATAAATATACGGTCCCTACGGGACCACAAAAAATTGGCGTATTTGCGACCAAACTACCACCTATTCCACCAAACCCCTCACTCCTACGCGGCAGGGCAGGACGGAAGGATAGACAATGGCCGAGGAGGAACGACGAGCCTGGAGAACATTGTGCCCGGATGGGTAGGGCCGATCCGAGTCTTCGAGGGTGCCGCCCTGATTAGCTTTGAGCTTTGAGCAGTGAGCTTTGAGCAGGAAAAATTAGCTTCAGCACCCTAAAGATCCTCATACACCACTTCCTTAAAAATCACCGTAGAATTCTGAAGCCTCTTATAGGTCCTGAATTTGTGATACAAATCGCGGGTGGTAAAAACAAGCATCGATATCGCTTCCCACAGAAAAACCCAGCCACCCACATACAACCCTTCCACTATAATTGTCGGGAAAATCCCGATTTCAAGCTCTTGGGGATAAGTAGTGGCCGCAAGAAGAAATAAAAAGCCCGCGAGTATAAAAAGAAAGATCCTTTGATTGGTATTTTTGAGCTCCTTTTTGGCCAAATACCGCTCATACGTGAATCCATTGTGCAGTCCCCGTTTAACCTGCTTCTCCCGCTGCTCCTCTCTTTTCCCTTCAGGAATGGAAAAACAAAGAGTCAGGGGGTATCTAAAGGGGATATCATCTGAGCTTTCTTCCAGATAAAAAATCAAATCGGGGTCAAGGTCTCTTAACTTAAAAGGCGCAGGGTCCCATTCATTAAAGATATCAGAGTAATGATCGAGGGCGATCTCTACAATGTATGATCCACTGGACTGATCAAAATCGTACACTTCACTGAAAACGCCCTGATGTTTGAGACTTGGCATAACTCAATAACTCGCTCTGAAATCCATTCACTGTAGGTCTGCTATACCAACTCATAACTGCTAAAACTATGCCTTTGACCGTAAACGGAGGGAGGTTATCTTGGGTTCCAGCTCTGACTCGACCCTAAGATGGCGGCCACAAAAACCATCATACCTATAGCAAAACGCACCTGACTTCGGTGATCAAACTCTCTTTTAACCAGGCGAAGTCTCTGAAGTTCAGCGGTATCTATGACCACAGAGTCAGAAAGCACCGCCGCGGTATCGGGGTGGTCTTTTGCACTGTCTGCAACAGTATAAGCAGCCGTAGCGGCTACCCCTTTATGAGTTGCGGAATCAGCCGCTTGTGCCTCTTCTTCTCTCTCTGCAGCAGATGCCCTTTCTTCTGACATCCGGTCTCTTCTGGCGGATGGCAAGATCCCGTATGAGGGATAAGCCATTAGTAATACCATAATTAAAACAACAAATTTCATCTTACCCCAGCAAATTTCTAAGGATTGTACTTACCTCTTTTGGGTTTGCTTTTCCTCTGGTAGCTTTCATCACCTGTCCCATAAAAAAGGAGGTAAGTTTTTTCTCTCCATCTTTATAGCGCTGCACTTCCCCGGGATTGGCATCAAGCACCTTTTGTACTTCAGACTGAAGCGCACCGGTATCGGAGACCTGCTCAAGCCCCTGCTCTTTAACCACCGTCGCGGCATCCTTGTCTTCGCTCTCCATCAACTGAAGAACCTTTTTTGCGGCTTTTGCCGATATACTACCCTTTTCAATCAGTTTAATTAGATCCCCCAGCCTCTGTGCGGACACATTCAGGGAAAAGGGACCCCCGACCTTCTTTTCATTTATAATACGCATTATATCGCCCATTATCCAATTAGCTGAAGCTTTAGGCTCAGAAGAAGCAGCAACAGTTTCTTCATAATATTGGGCCAGACCGGCACTCGATGTAAGGATATCCGCATTGGTTGCATTCAAACCATAGCTTTCCATAAAACGGTGACGCTTTGTGGCAGGTAACTCCGGAAGCCTGGTTTTAAGCTGTTCAACCCATGGA from Chitinispirillales bacterium ANBcel5 encodes the following:
- a CDS encoding four helix bundle suffix domain-containing protein; its protein translation is MGGTGKKRSTDKHGHQQTLKTDDENQAAAYVSASPCSPLSSACLAANAALSLLNLATYLLDRQVERLAIDFEKQGGFTERLYKIRSAKRKEHLGEADLS